One part of the Lotus japonicus ecotype B-129 chromosome 2, LjGifu_v1.2 genome encodes these proteins:
- the LOC130739503 gene encoding basic leucine zipper 43-like, whose translation MQAREAPGLNYMLPSNPPPYPANYTMIQNNIPTFQFQRFSNQLFQVPDFSPQSSCISSNSTSDEADEQQQGLINERKHRRMISNRESARRSRMRKQRHLDELWSQVVWLRNENHQLLDKLSHASESHDQVVQENAQLKEEALELRQMLRDMQIHSPCPSFAPLEDAYLRSDSPNQSISSSMDLLG comes from the coding sequence ATGCAGGCCAGAGAAGCACCAGGACTCAATTATATGCTCCCTTCAAACCCACCTCCTTATCCAGCTAACTACACCATGATTCAGAACAACATTCCCACATTCCAATTCCAAAGATTCTCTAACCAATTGTTTCAAGTACCAGATTTCAGTCCTCAATCCTCATGTATCAGCAGCAATTCCACTTCTGATGAAGCAGATGAGCAGCAACAAGGTCTGATCAATGAGAGGAAACACAGGAGGATGATATCAAACCGAGAATCAGCGCGGCGATCGCGCATGAGGAAGCAGAGGCACCTTGATGAGCTCTGGTCACAGGTGGTTTGGCTCAGGAATGAGAATCACCAGCTACTTGACAAGCTGAGCCATGCCTCAGAGAGCCATGATCAAGTGGTTCAAGAGAATGCTCAGCTGAAAGAGGAAGCTTTAGAGCTTCGCCAAATGCTAAGGGACATGCAGATACACAGTCCCTGCCCTTCCTTTGCCCCTCTTGAAGATGCCTATCTGAGATCTGATTCTCCAAACCAATCCATCTCAAGTTCCATGGACCTGCTTGGTTAA